A portion of the Desulfovibrio intestinalis genome contains these proteins:
- a CDS encoding c-type cytochrome → MKNRGVYLGLALAAILLVFGVWVLSFFGSTLTIKRVAMDSEAAAKRVAVPAAQALFNPPRPEDAPESIRAEVMLGYKIMTETSKYAGEYVSKDSKLSCSSCHFEGGRSMESFSLVGVGATYPRYRDRNEYTVDLGIRIQGCFDRSMNGTPPPLDGQIIQSLLVYLQWISKDIPIYAKLPWAIPESMDNPHKPDAANGEKVYKDVCARCHGPNGEGTDIAPPVWGDDSYNDGAGMHRVRTLSIFAWRFMPKNAPSLTQEEALDVAGYIHEQPRPKFVPTHPDKIERLIPLTEGK, encoded by the coding sequence ATGAAAAACCGTGGCGTATATCTGGGCCTTGCTCTGGCGGCCATATTGCTTGTCTTTGGTGTGTGGGTGCTCTCTTTCTTCGGTTCAACGCTCACCATCAAGCGGGTGGCTATGGACTCCGAAGCGGCGGCCAAAAGGGTGGCCGTGCCAGCGGCGCAAGCCCTGTTCAACCCGCCGCGACCCGAAGACGCGCCGGAAAGCATCCGGGCCGAAGTTATGCTGGGCTACAAGATCATGACGGAAACCAGCAAGTACGCCGGGGAATACGTCAGCAAAGACAGCAAACTCTCCTGTTCCAGCTGCCATTTTGAAGGCGGCAGGTCTATGGAGAGCTTCTCGCTGGTAGGGGTAGGGGCCACCTATCCGCGTTACCGTGACCGCAATGAATATACTGTAGACCTCGGCATTCGCATTCAGGGCTGTTTTGACCGTAGCATGAACGGAACGCCGCCGCCGCTGGACGGACAGATCATCCAGTCTCTGCTGGTCTATCTGCAATGGATATCCAAGGATATTCCCATATACGCCAAACTGCCCTGGGCCATTCCCGAAAGTATGGACAATCCCCACAAGCCCGATGCTGCCAACGGTGAAAAAGTCTATAAGGACGTGTGCGCCCGCTGCCACGGCCCCAACGGCGAAGGCACAGACATTGCCCCGCCCGTGTGGGGCGACGATTCGTACAACGACGGCGCAGGCATGCACCGGGTGCGTACCCTGTCCATATTCGCATGGCGCTTTATGCCCAAGAACGCGCCTTCCCTTACGCAGGAAGAGGCGCTGGACGTGGCGGGCTACATACACGAACAGCCCCGGCCCAAGTTCGTGCCCACGCATCCTGACAAGATCGAGCGGCTCATCCCCCTGACGGAAGGGAAGTAG